In Nisaea acidiphila, the DNA window GGTTTCGGGAACCCTTTTCAGTGGAGGCCCTGTTGGACATCCGGATCGACGATTTGAGCGGCACCGAAATCGCGGCGCTGCTGAGCGCGCATATGGATCACGGAAACGCGCATTCGCCGCCGGAAAGCGTGCATGCGCTCGATATCGACGGTCTGCGCGCGCCGGACATCACCTTCTGGAGTGTCTGGGAAGATGGGGAGTTGCTCGGCTGCGGTGCGATCCGGGAACTGAGTCCAGAGCATGGCGAACTCAAGTCCATGCATACGGCGGCCCGCCATCGTGGCAAGGGAGTCGGCCGCGCGATGGTCGAGCATATCCTGAAAGAGGCCCGCGCCCGCGGCTACCGTCGAATCAGCCTCGAGACCGGCTCCATGGAGGCCTTCGCTCCGGCGCGCGCACTTTATGCCCGTTTCGGCTTTACCGAATGCCCACCTTTCGGCAGTTACAGCCTCGACCCCTACAGCACCTTCATGACCTGCGAGCTGGCGGCCTGAGAGCGGCCCTCAGCGTCCTTGCCAGTCCGGTTTGCGCTTCTCGAGGAAGGCCGACATGCCTTCGCGGAAATCGGCGCTGGTATAGGCGCTGACAATCAGATCGTGATCGTCCGGCACTGCGCCGGCGCTCTTCAGACGCCGGAGCGCCTCCTTTGTCACCCGCATGGTGATCGGCGCGTGGCCCTTCATCGTTTCGGCGAGAGCCGACGCGCGCTCCGTCACCGCGTCCTTATCCGCGAGGACTTCCGAGACAAGGCCGATCGCCTTCGCCTCCTCTCCGCCGATCAGGCGCGCCGTCAGCAACATCTCGGAAACGCGAGCCGGGCCGACAAGCCAGGACAGCCGCCGCAGGTTCTCGTTCGAGAGGCAATTGCCGAGCGTCCGGGCGATCGGGAAACCGTATTTGAGATCGGCGGCAGCGATCCGGATGTCGCAGGCGGCAGCGATCGCCGCGCCGCCGCCGGTGCAGGCGCCGTGGATCGCGGCAATCGTCGGCACTTCGCAGCGCTCGATATCGTTCATCATCTTGTTGCCGTTCGCCTCGTAGGCGAGCGCGTCATCGGCGCCGGAGAAATCCTTGAACTGGCCGATATCGGTCCCTGCGGCGAAGGCCTTGTCTCCGGCTCCCGACATCACAATGGCAGCGACCTCGCCGCCTGCCCTCGCCTCCCGGCAGATTTTCGCCACGCCCGCATACATCGCGAAGGTGAACGCGTTGCGGGCCTGCGGCCGGTTGAAGGTGATCCAGCCAATGCCGTCCTTCACCTCATAAAGAAGTTCATCCGTTGCGCCCGTCATCACGCCTCCCGCTGACCGTTCCGGTCTTTAGATTTTGCCGATGTGCCACGAAGAACTCCGTGGCAAAGTCGCCCCATGAAAGCAGGAAACAAAACCCTCGGTCCACGCCTGCGCGTCGTTCTCGACACGAATATCGCCATCGGCCCCGGGCAAGCGGACCTTCTCGAAGCGATCGGCGAGACCGGCTCGATCAGTCAGGCCGGGCGCAGCATGGGAATGAGCTACCGGCGGGCATGGCTCTTGGTGCAGAAGATGAACGGGCATTTCTCCGGGCCACTCGTGCAGACCGCGAAGGGGGGCAATAGCGGCGGCGGCGCGCAGCTTACGCCCCTCGGACGGGAGGTCGTGGCCTGTTACCGGCAAATGGAGGCACGCGCCTCCGATATCCTCAGGCCGGAAATCGAGCGACTGCGCGACCTGCTGGCGAACGACCTGCCGCAGGACGGCTAGAGTGCCTTGCTTGACGCTTCCGATATATCCAGGTGTATATATCGATCGTCTCCAGCGCCCGAACGAGTCCCGGCCGATCATGACCGCCCCCTTCCGCCTTTATACTCTCGCTCTGCTCCTTGCCTTCTTTCTGGTGGGGCCGGCTCGCGGTACGAACGCGGCCGAAGCAAATATCGCGGTCGCCGCGAATTTCACCTCGGCAGCGGAGGATCTCGCCGCCGCATTCGAACAAAAGACCGGTCACCGCGTAATCCTCTCAACCGGCTCGACCGGTCAGCTCTATGCCCAGATCACCCAGGGCGCCCCTTTCGACGCCCTGCTCGCCGCCGATACGGCGCGTCCGGAGCGACTTCATGCGGTCGGCATGGCCGGCGCGGCGCCTTTCACTTACGCGACCGGCCGGCTCGCCCTCTGGAGCCCGGATCCAGCGCTGATCCCCGGTGACGGTCAGACCTTCCTCGCCGCCGGGGTCGCGGGCCGCCTCGCCATCGCCAACCCGAAGCTCGCACCATACGGGCTCGCAGCGAAAGAAACTCTCACCGCGATGGGGCTGTGGGAGCGATACAATGCCAGCCTCGCCATGGGGCAGAACATCGCCCAGACCTTCCAGATGACCGCGTCCGGCGCCGCGCCGGCCGGATTCGTAGCGCTCTCCCAGATCCTCGCGGCGCCTGCGGAGCTTCGCGGGAGTCACTGGCCGGTTCCTGCAGCGATGCACGCACCGATCCACCAGAGCGCTGTTCTCCTGAAGAGAGGCTCAGGAAACGACGCCGCCGAGGCTTTCCTTGCCTATCTGACAGCGCCGGACGGCTGCGGCACGATCCGTGCCGCCGGCTACACGCCCAGCGGCAGCTGCCGATGAGCGACGGCGATCTCTCCGCCATCCTGCTGACCCTGCAACTCGCGGGCGCGACCGCGATCATCCTCGTGCTGCTCTCGACACCGCTCGCCTGGTGGCTGGCCCATACCGGCTCGCGCCTGCGCTGGGTCGTCGAACCGGTCGTCGCGCTGCCGCTCGTGCTGCCGCCGACGGTGCTGGGATTCTATCTGCTGATCCTGCTCGGCCCGGCAGGCGCGCTCGGCGGCGCCTGGGTCGCGCTCACAGGCGACAGCCTCGCCTTTTCCTTTTCCGGGCTGCTGATTGCCTCGCTCGTCTACTCGCTGCCATTCGCCGTGCAGCCGCTACAGACCGCGTTCCAGGCGGTCGGCACCAAGCACATGGAAGCGGCGGCAACGCTCGGTGCCTCGCCGCTCGACGCATTTCTGACGGTCGCCTCTCCCATCGCGCTGCGCGGCTACCTGACGGCCTTCGTGCTTACCTTCGCGCACACGGTCGGGGAGTTCGGGGTGGTGCTGATGGTCGGCGGCAATATCCCCGAGCGCACCCGCGTGATCTCCATCGCCATTTTCGAGCATGTGGAAACGCTCTCCTACGGCGAGGCGCATCGGCTCTCGCTCGGCTTGCTCGTCTTCTCCTTCCTGGTGCTGATGGCGGTCACGATCCTGCATCGGCGCGCGCCGGTCAGAGCCGGGTGAGGCGCCGATGCTGACCCTCCGCAGCGCGATCCGTTTTCCGGAATTCTCCGCCGAGGTGGACGTGACCGCTCCGCTCTCGGGGATCACCGGATTGTTCGGCCCCTCCGGTCACGGCAAAACCACACTGCTGCGCCTCGCAGCCGGGCTGGAACGCGGAATGGAGACCTATGTCGACCTCAATGGCGAGATCTGGCAGGACGATGCCAAAGGGATCTTTGTCCCGCCGCACAAGCGTCGGATCGGCTTCGTCTTCCAGGACAGCCGGCTCTTTCCGCACCTGACCGCCGGCGGCAATCTCGACTACGCCGCCCGCCGGGCAAGTCCGGATCGCCTGGCTCCGACCCGCGAGCATGTCGTCGACATGCTTGATCTCGGCCCGCTTCTGCACCGCCGGGTGCAAGACCTCTCGGGCGGCGAGACCCAGCGTGTCGCCATCGGCCGCGCCCTCGTCTCCCGCCCGCGGTTGCTGCTGATGGACGAACCGCTCTCGGCACTCGATCTCCGGCGAAAGATGGAGATCCTGCCCTATATCGAGCGCCTCAGGGACGAGATGGATCTGCCGGTGCTCTATGTGACCCATTCGATCGACGAGCTCAGCCGGCTCGCCGATCACGTCCTGCTGATCCGCGACGGCGCTGTCGCCGCTCAAGGGCCGGTCCCGGAAATCATGCAGCGCATGGATCTCGGCCCGATGATGGGCCGCTTCGAGGCCGGCGTGATCCTCGAAGGTCCTGTGGTTTCGCAGGACCCGGACTTCGCGATGACCGACCTTGCGATCGGCAAGCAAATCCTCCGCATGCCCAATATCGAGGCCGACCCCGGCACCGTCGTCCGGGTCCGCATCCGGGCACGCGACGTCTCTATTGCAACTCGGGAGCCAGCCGGCCTCAGCATCCGGAACGCGCTCAGGGCACGGATCTCCGAGATTTTCGTCGAAGAAGGCGCCTTTGCGGAGGTCCTGATGGATGTCGACGGAACTGGCCTCCGGGCCCGCATCACCCGGGAGAGCGTCTCCCAGCTCGAGCTGAAACCGGGTATGGATGTCTATGCCCTGATCAAGAGCAGCGCAGTCGACCGGCGCCTGATCCCGGGGGGGCGCGCCGGACGCCCTGGAACCCCGGATATTTAGAATTATTCCAACAAGATAACAAAAATGTTATTGCGCTGCCGGTCCGGGTTTTCAGAGACAATTCCAGCCCGGAAAGCGCTGGATTGGACGCCACCCTGGATGGCATCGAGCGTACCCCGTTGAATGATTATTTTTTGATATCGATCAGAAAGAAAGCACCCCGGATACCTTTGCCGCAGAAGGATTTTTAGCTGTCCGCGATTTTCCGGACGGGCCTTCCAGCCAACGTCTTCCTGCGGTGCCGCTACGGCCCTTGAGAGAAATTCAGTATGCGCTCCGCGGACCTGCCGGCGGGTCTCACGCGGCCTGTCACCATAATCCACCCACTCCGATTACGGTTTTCTGCGCTAACCGCAATTGATAAACAGTCGCATTATTATATTTCGCCAAATGCTGAATACAGCATGGCGATCATGTGGAGGAAGCCCGATGCGTAAACTGCCAATGCTAGCAACCACGATCCTGGCCGCGTTCTCGATCTCGGCCCCGGCCGTGGCGGACGACCGTGTCTATGCCGACTTCCCCGTCACGGTGAAGGGCTATACCGGGAGCAAGACCAGTTCGGTTTCCTATTCCGGTCAGATCGCCCGTCAGGCGCTGCACGATTCTCTGAAGAAGCTTGCCGGTTCCGGCGATGGCAGCAGCCCGGAGGACCTGAAGGCCCGCATGCTGGCCTACTTCTCGGCGAGCGATGCCGGCCGCGGCATTCTGGCCCCGACCAGCAAGGGCGATTTCGTGATCGCGCAGAGCACGATCGACGAGATCTCCAAGAAAAAGAACCTCGCCGGGAAAACCACCAAAGCAACGATCACCGGCATGCCGAACAACATGACCGGCCCGGAGCTGGTCGAGTTCTGGATCGGCAAGGCGAGCGAGGCCAAAGGCGGGGTCGATCTCGCCAACGGCTACGACTACGCACAGCTGATCTCCAAATTCATCATGGGCGCGACCTTCTACAACCAGGCGGTCGACGGCTATCTCGACGAGTATCTCGGTGCCGACAAGAAGCCGAACGACAAGCCCTACAGCGACGGCGCCGCCTATACCGGCAAGGAGCATGCCTGGGATGAGGCATTCGGCTATTTCGGCACGCCCGCCCACACCATGCGGCTGACGGCCAAGCAGGTCTATGACATCAACAAGCGCAAGGGCGCCGAAGCCCTCGCGGCTGCCGACTTCAACAAGGACGGCAAAGTCGACCTGAAGACCGAGATGACCTTCGGCCCGGCCTATTACGCCGCCGGTTTCGACGCCTCCGTCTATGACAAAGGCAATGCGACGAGCTACCTGCACACCATCACCGGCGCCTTCCTCGATGGCCGCCAACTGCTGACCGATGCCAACGGCGAGAAGCTGACCGATGCCCAGCGCGCTTCGCTGCGCAAGCATGCCGCAGTGATTTCCGAGAATTGGGAACGCGTCCTTGCCGAGGCGGTCTTCAAGTATGCCGGCTCGGTTTACAAGGACATGGTGAAGCTGCAGACCATCATGGAAGCCAACGGCGACACCACGAAGGTCTACGGCAACTACGTCAAGCACTGGGGCGAACTGAAGGGCTTCAGCCTCGCGCTGCAGACCGGCAAGGACAATCTCGGCGAGACCGCCACGCGTCTCAACCGACTCATCGGTTACGGCCCGCTGCTGACCAATTCCAGCCAGGTCGTCGATATCGACAGCAAGGGCAACTATGTCCGCGACCAGGGCGCCGCCTGGGGTGAGTACATGCTGCATATGGGCAAGGTCCAGAAGCTGATGATCGACGAGTTCGACGTGACGGCCCGCAACAACGACGTCACCGGCGACCTGGCTGATCTGGCCAAGGCTCTTGGCGGCTCGGCGAGCGCCGAGAACGACTGATCCAGTTAGTACCGACGGGCACCGCCGCGTGTCCGTCGGTCTCTCTCGGGCACCCGCATGTACGAATTGGTCTACAGCTATATCGATCAGGTCCTCGATCCGTTCCTCAATCCGGAAAAGAGGGTCTTTGTCGGCTATCTGGCCGGGGCAATTCTTCTCGCCTCGGCTTTCTACGTTCTGACCCAGCGCGACCGCTGGCGGCAGGCGATCGGCGAGGCATTCGGACGGCATGTCTGGTGGTCGCGCTCGGCGAAAGCCGACTACAAAGTCCTGCTGATCAATCAGGCGCTCTTCATGGGCGTGACGCCGCGTCTGGTCTCGAAGCTTGCAGTCGCGACGCTGATCTTCGAGGGCCTGCATCTCTGGTTCGACGGCCGCGCACTGATCTGGCAGGAGGCCCCCGCCTGGGCCATCGGCGCACTCTTCACACTCGCGCTCTTCCTGCTCGACGACGCAACGAAATACCTGGTGCATCGCGCCTTGCACCGCTGGCCGCTGCTCTGGTGCTTCCACCGGGTCCACCACTCGGCCGAAACCCTGACGCCGCTTACTGTCTACCGGACCCATCCGGTCGAAGGGGTGATTTTCGCTCTGCGCGGGATCCTCGTTCAGGGCGCGACGGTGGCCGCCTTCATCTATTTCTTCGGCGCCCGGGCCGAACTCGTCACCATCCTCGGTGCCAATGCGCTTCTTTTCGCTTTCAACGTGGCCGGATCCAACCTACGACATTCCCATGTCTGGCTTTCTTACGGTCGTTGGATAGAGCGCATTCTCATTTCACCCGCACAGCATCAGATTCATCACTCCGTCGCGTCGGAGCATTACGACAAGAATTTCGGTGCGGTGCTGGCGATCTGGGATTGGATCGGCGGCAGCCTCTATCTCGCCGACCGTCGGAAGCCGGTCACATTCGGTGTCTGCGCGGCGGAAAGCGCCGCGCCGCACGGTCTCAGATCGCTCTATCTCGTTCCTGTATTCCAGGCCGCGCGGATGGCGCGGCGTTCGGTGCAAAAAGGACTGAACTTCATGCCGACCTTGCTCCCGTCCTCTCTCCGCCGCGTTCTGGTCGGAAGCCTGTTGCTGCTGGCGGTGCTGGTCGCCTCGGCCGGCTACGCCTATTCCCAGCAAGAGCTGAACATCTACTCGCACCGCCAGCCCTTCCTGATCCAGCCGTTCATCGATGCCTATTCGGAGCGGACAGGCACAAAGGTGAATATCGTCTATGCCTCCCGCGGCCTCGCCCACCGTCTTCAGGTGGAAGGCGAACGCAGCCCCGCCGACGTGGTCCTCACCGTCGATATCGCGCGGCTGCATGTCTATGCCGATAAAGACCTGCTGGCATCGGTCGATTCCGAAATCCTGAAACAGAACATTCCGGCTCATCTCCGCGATCCGGAAGACCGCTGGTTCGCTTTTTCCAAGCGGGCCCGGGTGATCGCCGTCGCCAAAACCGCTGCGGATGCACTCAAGATCGCCCGCTACGAGGATCTGGCGGATCCGAAATGGAGAGGCCGCATCTGCTCGCGGCCCGGCAGCCATGTCTATAACCGGGCCCTGATCGCCTCGATGATCCATGCCGCGGGGCCCGAGAAGGCCGAGGAATGGGCGCAGGGTGTCGTCGACAATCTCGCACGCCGCCCGCAAGGCAACGACCGCGCCCAGATCAAGGCGATCTACGAGGGCGTCTGCGACATCGCGATCATCAACAATTACTATTTCGGCAAGCTGCTGCATTCGGACAAGCCGGAACAGCGCGACTGGGCCGCCGCGGTAACCCTGATCTTTCCAAACCAGAACGATCGGGGCACGCATGTGAACATCTCTGGCGGCGGCGTTGCCAAGTACTCCAAACACAAGGAGGAAGCGATCCGCTTCCTCGAATTCCTCACCTCCCCCGAGGCCCAGGAACTCTACGGCGCGATCAACTTCGAATATCCCGTGAACCCGTCCGTGGCGACCCCGGCGGAGCTGCGCTCCTGGGGCAATTTCGAGGAGGACCGGATGCCGATCGCCGCGATCGCCGATCTGGCGCCGCAAGCTCAGATCATCATCGACAGGGTGCGATGGTAGCCATTCCCGCATCGGGCCGCGGAAACGCAACGCGGATCACGGCCCTGCATCTGGCGAGCGGCCTGCTCGCCGCCGCCCTGCTGCTGCCCATCCTCGCCGTCTTCCTGACGGCAATGGGCGACAGCGAGGGGCTCTGGGCGCACCTCGCCTCGACGGTACTGCCGCTCTATGTCTGGAACACGCTCCTGCTGATGGCGGGGGTGACGGTCGTCAGCCTCGGCTTCGGCGTCGGCTCGGCCTGGCTGGTGGCACGATATGCCTTTCCCGGCAGCCGTGTGCTCGAATGGGCGCTGCTGCTGCCGGCGGCGGTTCCGGGCTACCTGATCGCCTATACCTATACAGATTTCCTCGAATATGCCGGTCCCGTGCAGGCGTCGCTGCGGAGCCTGTTCGGCTGGAGCAGCGCGCGGGATTACTGGTTTCCGGAAATCCGCTCGATGTATGGCGCCTCCCTCGTCCTCGGCGCGGTGCTCTACCCTTACGTCTACATGATGGCACGCACGGCCTTCCTGCAGACGCCAGCCTCGATGATGGAGGCCGGACAATTGGCGAGACGCAATCTGTTCTGGAGCATCGCCCTTCCGCTCGCGCGCCCCGCAATCATCGCCGGTCTCGCGCTGGTGCTGATGGAGACGATTTCCGACTTCGGGACCGTGGAATATTTCGCGATCCAGACGCTGACGCTCGGTATCTTCAATGTCTGGCTCGGCATGAACAATCTCTCGGCGGCGGCCCAGATCGCCTGCGTCGCCTTCGTGCTGATCCTGGCCCTGCTGGCGCTCGAGACCGTCGCCCGCTCGCGCCGGCGCTTCGCCGATACCTCGCGGCGCCAGCTCGCGGCGAGCCCAGTCCCTCTCCAAGGACGCAGGGCACTGTTCTGCTTCCTCGCCTGCGCGCTGCCTGTCACGATCGGCTTCGTCATCCCGGTGGCGGTCCTGCTCTCCTTCGTCCTGAAAGGCTATTCGCTCGATCTCACGGGAGGCGCGGGAGCGGCGGCAATAAACTCGCTCGGCGTAGCCTTACTTGTCGCGTTCCTCGTGATGGCGGCCGCAACATTCCTCGGCCTCGCCTCGGCCTACGGCGGCGGCAGCCATCTGCGCCGGCTGACGGCCGTGGCCTCGATTGGCTATGCCTTCCCCGGCACCATCCTCGCGGTCGGTGTGGTGACGACGGCCGGTTACCTCGATGGCGGCATCGCGCGGATCAGCGACGGTCTCTTCGGGATCTCCTACAGCGGCTGGCTGACCAGCGGGGTCGGCCTCGTGGTGCTTGCCTGTGTCGTCCGGTTCCAGGCCGTCGGCCGTGGTGCGGTCGCCTCCGGGCTGGAACGCGTGCCGCCTCATCTGGTCGAGGCGGGCCGGATGTTGGGGCAGACGCTGAGCGGCAGCCTCGTGAAGATCGTCACGCCGCTGATCCGGAGCTCCGTCGCCGCGGGCGCAGTACTCGTATTCGTCGATGTGATGAAGGAACTGCCGATGACGCTGCTGCTTCGGCCCTTCAATTTCGAGACCCTGGCGACCTATGTCTATCAATACGCTAAGGACGAGCTTCTGGAAGAAGCCGCACTCCCGGCACTGCTGATCGTTGCCGCGGGCATCCTGCCGGTGATAGTCCTGAGCCGGGCGATCTCCGCTTCCCGGCCCGGATGTCGCCGCCCCGCCTGAGGCCGGCCCCGAAAGAACGACATGTCCGTCGAGAGCGAAGCGGCCCCGGGCCGTCAGAGCCTGTTTCTCCGCCTTTCCGGTTTCTACGGCGCGTTCTTTCTGTTGTTTGGCGTGCTGATGCCGTTCTGGCCGGTCTGGCTCGACCATCGCGGGCTTGGCCCCGTCGAGATCGCTTCGATCATGGCGGCGGTGTTCTGGGTCAAGATGATCGCGCATCCGCTGGTGGCGCAGATCGCCGACCGCCGGAGCGCCGGACGCAAACTATCCATCGTGCTCGCCGCGCTCGCACTTGTCGTCTGCCTCGCGATGAACGGCGCCGAGGGGTTCTGGCCCATCGCCCTGCTCGCCGGTCTGTTCTACGCCCTGCACAATCCGATCCTGCCGGTGATGGAGAACATTGCGCTCCGGACTGTCCGCGATGCCGGCCTCGATTATGGAAGGGTGCGGCTCTGGGGTTCGATCAGCTTCATTCTCGGCACCACGGCGACGGGTGCCTTCCTCACCGGACGAGACCCGGACTGGGTGATCTGGATTGCCAGCGGCACAGTCGGACTCATCCTGATCGCCTGCTTCGCGATGCCGGAGGTGCCGCGCAGCCAGTCGACCGAGAGGGCGAACCCGCTCAGCCTTCTGGCGCGACCCGACTTCCTGCTCTTTGTCGTGACGGCCGGGCTGCTACAGGTAAGCCACGCCGTCTATTACGCCTTCGGCTCCATCGCCTGGCGCGACGCGGGACTCGACGAGAGCGTAATCGGCATGCTCTGGGGTGTCGGGGTCGTGGCCGAGGTTCTGCTCTTCGCGTTGGCAGGAAGGTTCGCCCGCCGGATCGGCCCGCTCGGCTTTCTCGCCTTCGCGGCAATCGGCGGCATGCTGCGCTGGCCGCTGACGCCGCTGACCTACGACCCGCTGCTGCTGGTCCCGCTGCAGTGCCTGCATGCACTCACCTTCGGTGCCGCCCATCTCGGTGCGATGGCCTATCTCACCCGCACCATCCCGGACAATGTCGGCGCCACCGGCCAAAGCCTCTACTATGCCCTGACCGGCGGCGTCCTGATGGGCGCGATGATGCCGCTCGCCGGCGCGCTCTACGAGAGCCATGGACCGGCGGCCTATAACGCAATGGGGCTTTGCTCGGCGCTAGCCTTTCCGGGACTGCTGGTCCTGGCGCGGATGAAACCGGCCGGAACCTGACCCGGCGGCTCTTCGCGCGTCACTTCGACGATGTTTCCTCGTTCACAATCCCGGCGTGGGGATCCCCGGCCGGCAGGATCGACCGGATATAGTCGCGGGTTTTCCATTCCGGCGGAGGCGGCGTGCCATCGCCTTCCCTCGGCACGTGCGGCGACGGTTCCTGGTCGGCCAAGTTCGGCGTGTAACGGGGGCAATTCGGATAGATCTCGCATTCGATGCGAACGACCATCTTGGCGCCGTAATGCCGGTCGAGCGCTTCCCGGTCGGTCAGAACCTCCGCCTTGCCGTTGACACGGATACGCCGGCTCTTGCCGTCGAAGGCAACGAAGAGCAGCCCGACATTCGGGTTCTTCGTAATGTTCCCGACCGTGCGGTACATCGAGTTCCCGTCATATTCGGGATATTCGAGGATGTTGGGGCCGACGATTTTTATGAACCCCGGATCGCCGGACTTGATGTTGCAGTCGACATAATCCTCGAAGGTCGAGGCGATGAAGAAGAACGGCGCACGTTCGATGAAAGCGATCTCGTCGTCCCAGAACGCGTAGTGTTTCCGGTTCCTCTCGATCGCTTCCGCCGTGGGCCGCCCGTCGAAACGGTCCTGCCATTCGCGCATACCCTCGTGAAAGAAGGCGCGGTCTTCGAAAACATTCATTGAATTGCCTGCACGTGTCTTTAGCCCGAACACGCATCAAACACCGAAACGCAGGCGACAGCTAGGCGGCTTCCCTCCGGAGGACGAGCGCGGCCGCTTCGCGGATCACCTCCGGACGCGCACCGTCGAGATGGGCGTTCTCCGAGAGATGCCGCCGCCACGCCCGGGCGCCGGCCCGGCCCTGGAAGAGGCCGAGCATGTGCCGGGTGATGCTCTTCAGCGGTACGCCCTCCGTCATCCGGGCACCCGCATACTCCACCATCGCCTCTGCGATCTCCCAGGGATCCGCCGGCGCCGAAGTCTCGCCATAGAAGCGGCGGTCGACATCGGCGAGGATCCAGGGCGTCTGGTAGGCCGCGCGCCCGATCATGACTCCGTCGACATGGGCAAGCTGACGCTCCGCCTCGTCCAGGGACTGAATACCGCCATTGATCGAAATCGTGAGGTCCGGCCACGCCTGTTTCATCGCATGGACCAGCGGATAGTCGAGCGGCGGAACGTCCCGGTTCTCCTTCGGGCTCAGACCCTGCAGCCAGGCCTTGCGGGCATGCACGATGACGTGGCGGCAACCGGCATCGCTGACCTGGCGGATGAACCCGGGCAGCACGTCTTCGGGCACCTGATCGTCGACGCCGATGCGGGACTTCACCGTCACTGGGATCGAAACCGCCGCGCTCATGGCCTCGACGCAGCGCGCGACGAGGTCCGGCTCCCGCATCAGGCAGGCGCCGAAGCTGCCGGACTGCACCCGGTCGCTCGGGCAGCCGACATTGATGTTCACCTCGTCATAGCCCCAATCCTCGGCCATGCGGGCGCATTCCGCCA includes these proteins:
- a CDS encoding ABC transporter permease, with the translated sequence MVAIPASGRGNATRITALHLASGLLAAALLLPILAVFLTAMGDSEGLWAHLASTVLPLYVWNTLLLMAGVTVVSLGFGVGSAWLVARYAFPGSRVLEWALLLPAAVPGYLIAYTYTDFLEYAGPVQASLRSLFGWSSARDYWFPEIRSMYGASLVLGAVLYPYVYMMARTAFLQTPASMMEAGQLARRNLFWSIALPLARPAIIAGLALVLMETISDFGTVEYFAIQTLTLGIFNVWLGMNNLSAAAQIACVAFVLILALLALETVARSRRRFADTSRRQLAASPVPLQGRRALFCFLACALPVTIGFVIPVAVLLSFVLKGYSLDLTGGAGAAAINSLGVALLVAFLVMAAATFLGLASAYGGGSHLRRLTAVASIGYAFPGTILAVGVVTTAGYLDGGIARISDGLFGISYSGWLTSGVGLVVLACVVRFQAVGRGAVASGLERVPPHLVEAGRMLGQTLSGSLVKIVTPLIRSSVAAGAVLVFVDVMKELPMTLLLRPFNFETLATYVYQYAKDELLEEAALPALLIVAAGILPVIVLSRAISASRPGCRRPA
- a CDS encoding MFS transporter yields the protein MSVESEAAPGRQSLFLRLSGFYGAFFLLFGVLMPFWPVWLDHRGLGPVEIASIMAAVFWVKMIAHPLVAQIADRRSAGRKLSIVLAALALVVCLAMNGAEGFWPIALLAGLFYALHNPILPVMENIALRTVRDAGLDYGRVRLWGSISFILGTTATGAFLTGRDPDWVIWIASGTVGLILIACFAMPEVPRSQSTERANPLSLLARPDFLLFVVTAGLLQVSHAVYYAFGSIAWRDAGLDESVIGMLWGVGVVAEVLLFALAGRFARRIGPLGFLAFAAIGGMLRWPLTPLTYDPLLLVPLQCLHALTFGAAHLGAMAYLTRTIPDNVGATGQSLYYALTGGVLMGAMMPLAGALYESHGPAAYNAMGLCSALAFPGLLVLARMKPAGT
- a CDS encoding pyridoxamine 5'-phosphate oxidase family protein — protein: MNVFEDRAFFHEGMREWQDRFDGRPTAEAIERNRKHYAFWDDEIAFIERAPFFFIASTFEDYVDCNIKSGDPGFIKIVGPNILEYPEYDGNSMYRTVGNITKNPNVGLLFVAFDGKSRRIRVNGKAEVLTDREALDRHYGAKMVVRIECEIYPNCPRYTPNLADQEPSPHVPREGDGTPPPPEWKTRDYIRSILPAGDPHAGIVNEETSSK
- the dusA gene encoding tRNA dihydrouridine(20/20a) synthase DusA — its product is MQKDTMHRISVAPMMDWTDRHDRYFLRLISRRAVLYTEMVTTGALLHGEAARFLRYDDTEHPVVLQLGGSEPEAMAECARMAEDWGYDEVNINVGCPSDRVQSGSFGACLMREPDLVARCVEAMSAAVSIPVTVKSRIGVDDQVPEDVLPGFIRQVSDAGCRHVIVHARKAWLQGLSPKENRDVPPLDYPLVHAMKQAWPDLTISINGGIQSLDEAERQLAHVDGVMIGRAAYQTPWILADVDRRFYGETSAPADPWEIAEAMVEYAGARMTEGVPLKSITRHMLGLFQGRAGARAWRRHLSENAHLDGARPEVIREAAALVLRREAA